In a single window of the Halobaculum lipolyticum genome:
- a CDS encoding DUF7472 family protein codes for MELDAEMRRKIAVSVGAVVVFIALLVAIGMQFTTGHNLSDLGAYYFVGVIALFVLLMGAAGVFLDNGD; via the coding sequence ATGGAACTCGACGCCGAGATGCGCCGAAAGATCGCCGTCTCCGTCGGCGCTGTCGTCGTCTTCATCGCCCTCCTGGTCGCTATCGGGATGCAGTTCACCACCGGGCACAACCTCTCCGACCTCGGGGCGTACTACTTCGTCGGCGTCATCGCGCTGTTCGTGCTGCTGATGGGCGCCGCCGGGGTCTTCCTCGACAACGGCGACTGA
- a CDS encoding SWIM zinc finger family protein has product MTPTLTADRPDRTADRRRRAGRDRRPPARRSRTALPSTGPDAPDGPDGPLAVDPDAERSVRARREPMAVFALRSDDQYLVDTDGGSYVVDVGSDTCTCPDYGIRHRRCKHLRRVDMEIGIGRVPAPGERVAACAVCGTGVFVPARESGAFLCGDHRPAVGSFVRDREADKLLVVTGVTTTRADEYRTRDGTRISDYETNADYGDHEPVVEAVYVGNAVRSPGPLDVSGRRRYGFPASRLRRLAPNERPHTPVIGV; this is encoded by the coding sequence ATGACCCCCACACTCACCGCCGACCGCCCGGACCGGACCGCCGACCGCCGGCGACGCGCCGGCCGCGACCGCCGACCGCCGGCGCGACGCTCCCGCACCGCGCTCCCGTCGACGGGTCCCGACGCGCCCGACGGGCCCGACGGGCCGCTCGCCGTCGACCCCGACGCCGAGCGCAGCGTCCGCGCGCGCCGCGAGCCGATGGCCGTGTTCGCGCTCCGCAGCGACGACCAGTACCTCGTCGACACCGACGGCGGCAGCTACGTCGTCGACGTCGGCAGCGACACCTGCACCTGCCCCGACTACGGGATCCGCCACCGCCGCTGCAAACACCTCCGTCGCGTCGACATGGAGATCGGCATCGGGCGCGTCCCCGCCCCCGGGGAGCGCGTCGCCGCCTGCGCCGTCTGCGGGACCGGCGTGTTCGTCCCCGCCCGCGAGTCCGGCGCGTTCCTCTGTGGCGACCACCGCCCCGCCGTCGGCTCGTTCGTCCGCGACCGCGAGGCGGACAAACTGCTCGTCGTCACCGGCGTCACGACCACGCGCGCCGACGAGTACCGCACCCGCGACGGCACCCGGATCAGCGACTACGAGACGAACGCCGACTACGGCGACCACGAACCCGTCGTCGAGGCGGTGTACGTCGGCAACGCGGTGCGGAGTCCGGGACCGCTGGACGTGTCCGGCCGCCGGCGCTACGGCTTCC